The following are from one region of the Vulpes vulpes isolate BD-2025 chromosome 14, VulVul3, whole genome shotgun sequence genome:
- the SPAG4 gene encoding sperm-associated antigen 4 protein isoform X9 → MGWKLSAEACASEPQWADRLWRGNQPAGSPVVSEEQLDLLSTLDLRQEMPPPRVSKSFLSLLLQVLSVLLSLVGDVLIVVYREVCSIRFLLTAVSLLSLFLAALWWGLLYLIPPLENEPKEMLTLSEYHERVRSQGQQLQQLQAELDKLHKEVSSVRAANSERVAKLVFQRLNEDFVRKPDYALSSVGASIDLEKTSHDYEDANTAYFWNRFSFWNYARPPTVILEPDVFPGNCWAFEGDQGQVVIRLPGRVQLSDITLQHPPPSVAHTGGAKSAPRDFAVYGLQVDDETEVFLGKFTFNVEKSEIQTFHLQNDPPAAFPKVKIQILSNWGHPRFTCLYRVRAHGMRTSEGAGDNATGEPH, encoded by the exons ATGGGCTGGAAGCTCTCGGCAGAAGCCTGCGCCTCGGAGCCACAATGGGCCGACCGCCTGTGGCGCGGCAACc AACCGGCTGGCTCTCCCGTAGTCTCTGAGGAGCAGCTCGACCTTCTCTCGACCCTGGATCTGAGGCAGGAGATGCCTCCACCGCGCGTGTCCAAGAGCTTCTTGA gccTGCTGTTGCAGGTGCTGAGCGTGTTGCTGTCCCTGGTAGGAGACGTGCTGATCGTCGTGTACAG GGAGGTCTGTTCCATCCGCTTCCTGCTCACGGCTGTGTCACTGCTGAGCCTCTTTCTGGCAG CACTCTGGTGGGGGCTGCTGTACCTGATCCCTCCTTTGGAGAAT GAACCTAAAGAGATGCTGACTCTAAG CGAGTACCACGAGCGCGTACGCTCCCAGGGGCAGCAACTGCAGCAGCTCCAGGCCGAGTTGGATAAACTGCACAAGGAAGTGTCCAGCGTTCGCGCAGCCAACAGCGAG AGAGTGGCCAAGCTTGTATTCCAGAGGTTGAATGAAGACTTTGTGAGGAAACCCGACTATGCGCTGAGCTCTGTGG GGGCCTCCATCGACCTTGAGAAGACATCACACGATTATGAGGATGCGAACACTGCCTATTTCTGGAATCGCTTCAGCTTCTGGAATTACGCACGGCCGCCAACCGTTATCCTGGAG CCAGATGTATTCCCGGGGAATTGCTGGGCTTTTGAGGGCGACCAGGGCCAGGTGGTGATCCGGCTACCGGGTCGTGTGCAACTAAGCGACATCACCCTGCAGCACCCACCACCCAGTGTGGCACACACCGGAGGAGCCAAAAGCGCCCCCCGCGACTTCGCAGTCTAC GGCCTCCAGGTTGATGATGAGACTGAAGTTTTCTTGGGGAAATTCACCTTCAATGTGGAGAAATCGGAGATTCAGACTTTCCATCTACAG AATGATCCCCCAGCTGCCTTTCCCAAGGTGAAGATCCAGATTCTAAGCAACTGGGGCCACCCCCGTTTCACATGCTTGTATCGGGTCCGAGCCCATGGCATGCGAACTTCGGAGGGGGCAGGGGACAATGCCACAGGGGAACCCCATTAA
- the SPAG4 gene encoding sperm-associated antigen 4 protein isoform X1, whose protein sequence is MRRSPRPGSATSPHKHTPNFYSDNSNSSVSVTSGDSSGPRSAGPGPGEPEGRRARGSSCGEPALSAGVSGGTTWAGSSRQKPAPRSHNGPTACGAATVRGGASEPAGSPVVSEEQLDLLSTLDLRQEMPPPRVSKSFLSMGQASRNPSDPLAPLSEFRFSFPRDRFRSEPGPCLLLQVLSVLLSLVGDVLIVVYREVCSIRFLLTAVSLLSLFLAALWWGLLYLIPPLENEPKEMLTLSEYHERVRSQGQQLQQLQAELDKLHKEVSSVRAANSERVAKLVFQRLNEDFVRKPDYALSSVGASIDLEKTSHDYEDANTAYFWNRFSFWNYARPPTVILEPDVFPGNCWAFEGDQGQVVIRLPGRVQLSDITLQHPPPSVAHTGGAKSAPRDFAVYGLQVDDETEVFLGKFTFNVEKSEIQTFHLQNDPPAAFPKVKIQILSNWGHPRFTCLYRVRAHGMRTSEGAGDNATGEPH, encoded by the exons ATGCGGCGGAGCCCCCGCCCGGGCTCGGCCACGTCCCCTCACAAGCACACGCCCAACTTCTACAGCGACAACAGCAACAGCTCAGTGAGCGTCACCTCGGGGGACAGCAGCGGGCCCCGGTCAGCTGGACCGGGGCCCGGGGAGCCCGAGGGCAGAAGAGCCCGGGGCTCGAGCTGCGGTGAGCCCGCCTTGAGCGCAGGAGTGTCCGGAGGAACCACATGGGCTGGAAGCTCTCGGCAGAAGCCTGCGCCTCGGAGCCACAATGGGCCGACCGCCTGTGGCGCGGCAACcgtgaggggcggggcctcgg AACCGGCTGGCTCTCCCGTAGTCTCTGAGGAGCAGCTCGACCTTCTCTCGACCCTGGATCTGAGGCAGGAGATGCCTCCACCGCGCGTGTCCAAGAGCTTCTTGAGTATGGGCCAGGCCAGCCGGAACCCCTCTGACCCTCTGGCTCCCCTCTCTGAATTCCGGTTCTCATTTCCGAGAGACCGTTTTCGTTCTGAGCCGGGCCCAT gccTGCTGTTGCAGGTGCTGAGCGTGTTGCTGTCCCTGGTAGGAGACGTGCTGATCGTCGTGTACAG GGAGGTCTGTTCCATCCGCTTCCTGCTCACGGCTGTGTCACTGCTGAGCCTCTTTCTGGCAG CACTCTGGTGGGGGCTGCTGTACCTGATCCCTCCTTTGGAGAAT GAACCTAAAGAGATGCTGACTCTAAG CGAGTACCACGAGCGCGTACGCTCCCAGGGGCAGCAACTGCAGCAGCTCCAGGCCGAGTTGGATAAACTGCACAAGGAAGTGTCCAGCGTTCGCGCAGCCAACAGCGAG AGAGTGGCCAAGCTTGTATTCCAGAGGTTGAATGAAGACTTTGTGAGGAAACCCGACTATGCGCTGAGCTCTGTGG GGGCCTCCATCGACCTTGAGAAGACATCACACGATTATGAGGATGCGAACACTGCCTATTTCTGGAATCGCTTCAGCTTCTGGAATTACGCACGGCCGCCAACCGTTATCCTGGAG CCAGATGTATTCCCGGGGAATTGCTGGGCTTTTGAGGGCGACCAGGGCCAGGTGGTGATCCGGCTACCGGGTCGTGTGCAACTAAGCGACATCACCCTGCAGCACCCACCACCCAGTGTGGCACACACCGGAGGAGCCAAAAGCGCCCCCCGCGACTTCGCAGTCTAC GGCCTCCAGGTTGATGATGAGACTGAAGTTTTCTTGGGGAAATTCACCTTCAATGTGGAGAAATCGGAGATTCAGACTTTCCATCTACAG AATGATCCCCCAGCTGCCTTTCCCAAGGTGAAGATCCAGATTCTAAGCAACTGGGGCCACCCCCGTTTCACATGCTTGTATCGGGTCCGAGCCCATGGCATGCGAACTTCGGAGGGGGCAGGGGACAATGCCACAGGGGAACCCCATTAA